A genomic stretch from Corynebacterium faecale includes:
- the purH gene encoding bifunctional phosphoribosylaminoimidazolecarboxamide formyltransferase/IMP cyclohydrolase, with amino-acid sequence MSDDRKAIKRALISVYDKTGLEDLAKALNHAGVEIVSTGSTASRIAELGIPVTPVEELTGFPECLEGRVKTLHPKVHAGILADTRKEDHLRQLKELEVSPFQLVVVNLYPFAETVASGAGFDDCVEQIDIGGPSMVRAAAKNHPSVAVVTSPDRYEDVVSVLNTGGFSRVERTKLAAEAFRHTATYDVTVATWISEQLAAADTELEFPGWIGSTSTLARSLRYGENPHQAAALYVNHDASGLAQARQFHGKEMSYNNYTDSDAAWRAAWDHERPCVAIIKHANPCGIAVSDESIAAAHREAHACDSVSAFGGVIASNREISVEMANQVAEIFTEVIIAPSYEDGAVEILSQKKNIRILQAEAPVREGFESREISGGLLVQERDLIHAPGDDSANWTLAAGEAVSPETLKDLEFSWTAVRSVKSNAILLAKNGATVGVGMGQVNRVDSARLAVDRAGAERAQGSVAASDAFFPFADGFEVLAEAGVTAVVQPGGSIRDDEVIEAANKAGVTMYLTGARHFSH; translated from the coding sequence ATGAGCGATGATCGTAAGGCAATTAAACGCGCACTCATTAGTGTGTATGACAAGACCGGTCTGGAGGATCTGGCCAAGGCATTGAACCATGCCGGTGTGGAAATCGTGTCCACCGGCTCCACGGCCTCCCGGATTGCCGAACTCGGAATCCCTGTCACCCCGGTTGAGGAACTCACCGGTTTCCCGGAGTGCCTCGAGGGCCGTGTCAAGACCCTCCACCCGAAGGTTCACGCCGGCATCCTGGCTGATACCCGTAAGGAAGACCATCTCCGTCAGCTGAAGGAACTTGAGGTTTCTCCGTTCCAGCTCGTGGTGGTCAACCTGTACCCCTTCGCTGAGACTGTTGCCTCCGGCGCAGGTTTTGATGACTGCGTGGAGCAGATCGACATCGGAGGACCTTCCATGGTCCGTGCGGCGGCCAAGAACCACCCTTCAGTGGCAGTGGTGACCTCACCTGACCGCTATGAGGATGTTGTCTCTGTCCTCAACACGGGCGGTTTCTCCCGTGTGGAGCGCACCAAGCTGGCAGCAGAGGCCTTCCGCCACACCGCCACCTATGATGTCACCGTCGCCACCTGGATCAGTGAGCAACTGGCTGCAGCCGACACCGAGCTGGAGTTCCCTGGTTGGATCGGCTCCACCAGCACCCTGGCACGTTCCCTGCGCTACGGTGAGAACCCGCACCAGGCCGCGGCACTGTATGTCAACCATGATGCCAGTGGTCTGGCACAGGCGAGGCAGTTCCATGGCAAGGAGATGTCCTACAACAACTACACTGACTCGGATGCCGCCTGGCGCGCCGCCTGGGACCATGAGCGTCCGTGTGTGGCCATCATCAAGCACGCCAACCCCTGTGGCATCGCGGTGTCCGATGAATCCATCGCAGCAGCACACCGTGAGGCACATGCCTGTGACTCCGTGTCCGCCTTCGGTGGTGTGATCGCCTCCAACCGTGAGATATCAGTCGAGATGGCTAATCAGGTCGCTGAGATCTTCACCGAGGTCATCATCGCCCCGTCCTACGAGGACGGCGCCGTGGAGATCCTCAGCCAGAAGAAGAATATCCGTATCCTCCAGGCAGAGGCACCGGTTCGTGAGGGCTTCGAGTCCCGCGAGATCTCCGGTGGCCTGCTCGTCCAGGAACGTGACCTCATCCATGCCCCGGGTGATGATTCCGCAAACTGGACCCTGGCAGCAGGAGAGGCAGTCTCCCCGGAGACCCTCAAGGATCTGGAGTTTTCCTGGACCGCGGTTCGTTCCGTGAAGTCCAACGCCATCCTGCTGGCCAAGAATGGTGCCACCGTGGGTGTGGGCATGGGACAGGTCAACCGTGTGGACTCCGCACGTCTGGCCGTTGATCGTGCAGGCGCCGAGCGTGCACAGGGTTCCGTGGCTGCCTCGGATGCGTTCTTCCCCTTCGCCGATGGCTTCGAGGTGCTGGCTGAGGCTGGCGTCACCGCTGTCGTCCAGCCGGGTGGTTCCATCCGTGATGATGAGGTCATCGAAGCTGCCAATAAGGCCGGCGTGACCATGTACCTCACCGGAGCACGCCACTTCTCCCACTAG
- a CDS encoding HpcH/HpaI aldolase/citrate lyase family protein, with translation MSELITGPAILFAPANRSEIIPKAAARADMVILDLEDGAGDVDRAGAYDNIRESGLDPKDTIVRVVGPDDPHFADDVAFVRTTAYTLVMVPKITDSIPEALSGLKVIAMVETPQAVVNIASLAAHEDVVGMFWGAEDLTYLLGGTHSRFLADEPQPDSYRDTMRVTRALMHIHAKANGKFTIDAVHADFNDEQGHFQEAADAARSGFAGSACIHPKQIETVRRAYRPEAEQLDWARRVVAEAENFPGAFKLDGQMIDEPLIAQARMVIARMPA, from the coding sequence ATGTCTGAATTGATTACCGGTCCTGCCATCCTCTTCGCCCCCGCCAACCGCAGCGAGATCATCCCCAAGGCCGCAGCACGCGCCGACATGGTCATCCTCGACCTGGAGGACGGTGCGGGGGACGTGGACCGTGCAGGCGCCTATGACAACATCAGGGAATCAGGACTGGATCCGAAAGACACCATCGTCCGGGTTGTCGGTCCTGATGATCCCCACTTCGCCGATGATGTCGCCTTCGTCCGCACCACTGCCTACACCCTGGTGATGGTGCCTAAGATCACCGATTCCATCCCGGAGGCACTCAGTGGTCTGAAGGTGATCGCCATGGTGGAAACACCCCAGGCGGTGGTGAACATTGCCAGCCTCGCCGCACACGAGGACGTGGTTGGTATGTTCTGGGGTGCAGAAGACCTCACGTATCTGCTCGGTGGCACCCATTCCCGGTTCCTCGCCGATGAACCCCAGCCGGACAGCTACCGCGATACGATGCGGGTGACCCGGGCGCTCATGCACATCCATGCCAAGGCGAATGGGAAGTTCACCATTGATGCGGTCCACGCCGATTTCAATGATGAGCAGGGGCATTTCCAGGAGGCGGCGGATGCCGCGCGTTCAGGTTTTGCAGGCTCAGCCTGCATCCATCCGAAGCAGATCGAAACCGTGCGTCGGGCCTACCGCCCTGAGGCGGAACAGCTGGACTGGGCCAGGCGTGTGGTGGCGGAAGCAGAGAACTTCCCAGGTGCCTTCAAACTGGACGGGCAGATGATCGATGAACCGTTGATCGCCCAGGCCCGGATGGTTATTGCCCGGATGCCTGCCTGA
- a CDS encoding TetR/AcrR family transcriptional regulator, whose translation MAGAVGRPRRSAPRRAGKNPREEILDASAELFTRQGFATTSTHQIADAVGIRQASLYYHFPSKTEIFLTLLKSTVEPSTLLAENLANREASPEFRLWALVAAEVRLLLSTKWNVGRLYQLPIVASEEFDEYHTQREALTNIFRSIATEIVGDDPRAELPFHITMSAIEMRRNDGKVPSPLTGDSLPDTAIMLADAALAVLGAQLPDNREEQTLELIRQASGQ comes from the coding sequence ATGGCAGGAGCAGTCGGACGCCCTCGGAGGTCAGCTCCGCGACGGGCCGGAAAGAATCCCCGCGAGGAGATTCTTGATGCCTCAGCTGAGCTGTTCACCCGCCAGGGATTCGCCACGACCTCAACCCACCAGATCGCTGACGCGGTGGGTATCCGTCAGGCGTCCCTGTACTATCACTTCCCGTCCAAGACGGAAATCTTCCTGACCCTGTTGAAGTCCACGGTCGAGCCATCAACCCTCCTCGCGGAGAACCTGGCCAACCGTGAAGCCTCCCCGGAGTTCCGCCTGTGGGCCCTCGTGGCCGCCGAGGTGCGTCTGCTGCTATCCACCAAGTGGAATGTGGGCCGGCTCTATCAGCTGCCCATCGTGGCCTCTGAGGAGTTCGATGAGTACCACACTCAGCGCGAAGCCCTGACCAACATCTTCCGCAGCATCGCCACAGAGATCGTCGGGGATGATCCCCGGGCCGAGCTACCCTTCCACATCACGATGTCCGCCATCGAGATGCGTCGCAATGACGGCAAGGTCCCCAGCCCCCTCACCGGGGACAGCCTGCCGGACACCGCAATCATGCTTGCCGACGCCGCCCTCGCCGTCCTCGGCGCCCAGCTGCCGGACAACCGCGAGGAGCAGACCCTCGAACTGATCAGGCAGGCATCCGGGCAATAA
- a CDS encoding putative nucleotidyltransferase substrate binding domain-containing protein — protein sequence MLHPSLLELAESAPLCSSPANVRGVLAESLELLSNALHHGEAPSVLAGWFSRVVTDALHSPGIDAEVVLTGPVGRGDALPTSPVRWLAVVDKQGVDPNPALARLLTDVGFIAEPVGAATRQEWEDRARSGENAAVYLDAGTWVASITQADPRTLLADALASRPPAIEVADGLPSREMSVDIRGNLMIPTVNLARWAAWQAGSTAPTTAARLADARSANILTPDEADALTQVWKASLELQSKRWMDRIHDQDATAWDMPALQRSTFGAAARLLSQVMSSVEHRVSD from the coding sequence GTGCTGCATCCCTCCCTGCTCGAGCTCGCCGAAAGTGCACCATTGTGCAGCAGTCCCGCCAATGTGCGTGGGGTGCTGGCGGAGTCCCTCGAACTGCTGAGTAATGCCTTGCACCATGGTGAGGCGCCCTCGGTGCTCGCGGGTTGGTTCTCCCGGGTGGTTACCGATGCGCTGCACTCCCCCGGCATCGACGCGGAGGTCGTTCTCACCGGCCCCGTGGGGCGGGGTGACGCGTTGCCCACCTCGCCCGTGAGGTGGCTGGCGGTCGTCGATAAGCAGGGTGTTGATCCGAATCCCGCGCTGGCCCGGCTGCTCACTGATGTAGGTTTCATCGCCGAGCCGGTTGGTGCCGCGACACGGCAGGAGTGGGAGGATCGCGCCCGCTCCGGTGAGAATGCGGCGGTGTACCTGGATGCGGGCACATGGGTGGCATCGATCACGCAGGCGGATCCGCGCACCTTGCTTGCCGACGCCCTGGCCTCACGTCCCCCGGCCATCGAGGTCGCCGACGGTCTACCGTCGCGTGAGATGAGCGTTGATATCCGCGGGAATCTGATGATCCCCACGGTCAATCTGGCGCGCTGGGCGGCATGGCAGGCCGGCTCCACCGCGCCGACCACCGCTGCGAGGCTTGCCGACGCCCGTTCAGCCAACATTCTCACCCCTGATGAGGCCGATGCCCTCACGCAGGTGTGGAAGGCCTCGCTTGAGCTACAGTCAAAGCGCTGGATGGACCGCATCCATGATCAGGACGCCACAGCCTGGGATATGCCCGCCCTCCAGCGTTCCACGTTCGGGGCCGCTGCACGGCTGTTGTCTCAGGTGATGAGCTCAGTGGAGCACCGCGTGAGCGATTAG
- the rpsR gene encoding 30S ribosomal protein S18, with protein sequence MKQRNNAKRVRLEQTRRPKKNPLKAAGIEKVDYKDINTLRQFISDRHKIRSRRVTGLTPQQQREVATAVKNAREMALLPFTSR encoded by the coding sequence ATGAAACAGCGCAACAACGCTAAGCGTGTCCGCCTCGAGCAGACCCGCCGCCCAAAGAAGAACCCGTTGAAGGCAGCGGGCATCGAGAAGGTTGACTACAAGGACATCAACACCCTTCGTCAGTTCATCTCCGACCGCCACAAGATCCGTTCACGTCGTGTCACCGGTCTGACCCCGCAGCAGCAGCGCGAGGTTGCAACCGCCGTGAAGAACGCACGCGAAATGGCTCTCCTGCCGTTCACCAGCCGCTAA
- the rpsN gene encoding 30S ribosomal protein S14 — translation MAKKSKIAKNEQRKEIVARYAERRAELKAIISNPNTSDEDRLDAQFELNRQPRDAAQVRVRNRDAHDGRPRGYLRKFGLSRVRMREMAHRGELPGVRKSSW, via the coding sequence ATGGCAAAGAAGTCTAAGATCGCCAAGAACGAGCAGCGCAAGGAAATCGTCGCCCGCTACGCCGAGCGTCGCGCAGAGCTCAAGGCCATCATCAGTAACCCGAACACCTCTGATGAGGATCGTCTGGATGCACAGTTCGAACTGAACCGTCAGCCACGCGATGCAGCTCAGGTCCGCGTTCGTAACCGTGACGCCCATGATGGTCGTCCACGCGGTTACCTCCGCAAGTTCGGTCTGTCCCGTGTCCGCATGCGCGAGATGGCTCACCGTGGTGAGCTGCCGGGCGTTCGTAAGTCCAGCTGGTAG
- the rpmG gene encoding 50S ribosomal protein L33 translates to MARNDIRPIIKLKSTAGTGYTYVTRKNKRNNPDRITLMKFDPVVRKHVEFREER, encoded by the coding sequence ATGGCACGTAATGATATCCGCCCCATCATCAAGCTGAAGTCTACGGCTGGCACCGGTTACACCTATGTCACCCGCAAGAACAAGCGCAACAACCCGGACCGTATCACTCTGATGAAGTTTGATCCGGTAGTTCGTAAGCACGTCGAATTCCGCGAGGAGCGATAA
- the rpmB gene encoding 50S ribosomal protein L28 encodes MSAHCQVTGRQPSFGKSVSHSHRRTSRRWNPNVQRRKFFVPSLGRSITLTVSTKGLKVIDRDGIEAVVAQIRARGEKI; translated from the coding sequence ATGTCGGCACATTGCCAAGTAACGGGACGCCAGCCGAGTTTCGGCAAGTCTGTCTCGCACTCGCACCGACGCACTTCACGCCGTTGGAACCCCAACGTGCAGCGTCGTAAGTTTTTCGTCCCTTCACTGGGACGTTCCATCACCCTGACCGTATCCACCAAGGGCCTGAAGGTCATTGACCGCGACGGCATCGAAGCTGTCGTGGCTCAGATCCGCGCACGTGGGGAGAAGATCTAA
- a CDS encoding SulP family inorganic anion transporter, with translation MEDYANLRYTWRSDITAGITVGIVALPLALAFGVSSGVSAEAGLITAIVAGLIAAIFGGSNVQVSGPTGAMVVILAPIVIAHGIPAVALVSLMAGIIVLLAGILKLGRTVSYIPWPVIEGFTLGIGVIIFLQQVPAAVGYAGSLPANTVGAAWHAVTHAEWPGAFLPLSVVAAVIIVMLLLGRFAPKVPASFVAIVVVTVAVLVLKVPVDDIGEIPRSLPAPTLPAMDPELIRALLGPAFAVAALAAIESLLSARVAASMADTGPYNADRELVGQGLASIGAGFFGGMPATGAIARTSVNVRSGGRTRASAIIHALVLLAVVYLAATVVSVIPLAALSGVLMVTAARMININVASRVLRSTRSDGLVFIITAVITISVDLVVAVAIGIGVAAFFILRRMSLDTGLFRETLPGEAFAGDERIALFRIEGSLFFGAAERILDQILDHRDEHQIEVVILRLSQLQMIDATGANQLTELVTALERRGVTVLIKGVRKEHIHVLGVLGAIRSLRHPTHLFEDLDTATAHARDHIAHRI, from the coding sequence ATGGAGGATTACGCCAACCTCCGATACACCTGGCGTTCGGACATCACCGCGGGCATCACCGTCGGCATTGTCGCACTCCCACTGGCCCTGGCGTTCGGTGTCAGTTCCGGAGTCAGTGCCGAGGCGGGATTGATCACCGCCATTGTCGCTGGTCTCATCGCGGCCATCTTCGGCGGTTCCAACGTTCAGGTATCCGGTCCCACCGGCGCGATGGTGGTGATCCTCGCCCCCATCGTGATAGCCCATGGCATACCCGCCGTCGCGCTCGTCAGCTTGATGGCGGGCATCATCGTGCTGCTAGCCGGCATCCTCAAACTGGGGCGCACGGTCAGTTATATCCCCTGGCCCGTCATCGAGGGGTTCACCCTGGGCATCGGGGTGATCATCTTCCTGCAACAGGTTCCGGCCGCTGTCGGATACGCCGGCTCACTGCCAGCCAACACCGTGGGTGCCGCATGGCATGCAGTGACGCACGCCGAGTGGCCCGGAGCCTTCCTCCCCCTGTCCGTGGTTGCGGCAGTGATCATCGTGATGCTGTTGCTCGGCAGGTTCGCCCCGAAGGTGCCGGCCAGTTTCGTAGCCATCGTGGTGGTCACTGTCGCGGTGCTGGTACTGAAGGTTCCGGTGGATGATATCGGTGAGATTCCCCGCTCCCTGCCCGCCCCGACCCTGCCCGCGATGGATCCGGAACTGATCCGGGCACTGTTGGGCCCCGCGTTCGCGGTCGCAGCCCTGGCCGCCATCGAATCACTCTTATCCGCCAGGGTGGCCGCCTCCATGGCGGATACCGGCCCCTACAATGCTGACCGCGAGCTGGTGGGCCAGGGACTGGCGTCCATCGGCGCGGGGTTCTTCGGGGGCATGCCCGCTACAGGGGCGATTGCGCGCACCTCGGTCAACGTCCGCTCCGGGGGCCGAACCCGCGCTTCGGCCATCATCCATGCCCTGGTGCTCCTCGCCGTGGTCTACCTCGCGGCCACCGTGGTCTCGGTGATCCCACTGGCGGCACTGTCCGGCGTTCTAATGGTGACAGCCGCCCGCATGATCAACATCAATGTGGCATCCCGGGTGCTGCGATCCACCCGCTCGGATGGACTGGTGTTCATCATCACCGCAGTGATCACCATCAGCGTGGACCTTGTGGTTGCCGTAGCCATCGGCATCGGGGTGGCCGCCTTCTTCATTCTGCGCCGCATGAGCCTGGACACCGGGCTCTTCCGCGAGACACTCCCCGGGGAGGCATTTGCGGGCGATGAACGTATCGCCCTGTTCCGCATCGAAGGCTCCCTGTTCTTCGGCGCCGCGGAGCGCATCCTTGACCAGATCCTGGACCATCGGGATGAGCATCAGATCGAAGTGGTCATCCTGCGACTGTCCCAGCTCCAGATGATCGACGCCACCGGTGCCAACCAGTTGACCGAGTTGGTCACGGCCCTGGAACGTCGTGGCGTCACCGTTCTGATCAAGGGTGTTCGCAAGGAGCACATCCACGTCCTCGGTGTGCTGGGCGCCATCAGGTCCCTGCGACATCCCACTCACCTGTTTGAGGATCTGGACACCGCCACAGCCCATGCGCGGGATCATATCGCCCATCGGATTTAG
- a CDS encoding ArsR/SmtB family transcription factor produces the protein MLSSDQMPLYERKANLFKGLAHPYRIRILEILSTQPEVPVSTMIHDTGLESSHLSQHLAVLRKYGLVTSVRNANVVSYSLTHPQVADLLRTARLLLNQILTSSTDELSSINALPSIEGTRA, from the coding sequence GTGTTGAGTTCAGATCAAATGCCTCTCTACGAACGCAAGGCCAACCTGTTCAAGGGGCTGGCACACCCCTACCGGATCAGAATCCTGGAGATCCTCTCCACCCAACCGGAAGTGCCGGTGTCCACCATGATCCACGACACCGGACTGGAATCATCCCATTTATCCCAGCACCTCGCCGTCCTCCGCAAGTACGGACTGGTCACCTCGGTGAGAAATGCCAATGTGGTGTCCTACAGCCTCACCCACCCGCAGGTGGCGGATCTGCTGCGCACTGCCCGCCTCCTGCTTAACCAGATACTGACCAGCTCCACCGACGAATTATCCTCCATCAATGCACTCCCCAGCATCGAGGGGACCAGGGCATGA
- a CDS encoding type B 50S ribosomal protein L31: MKKDIHPGYHPVVFQDAGTGFQFLTRSTASSDRTINWEDGNEYPLIVVDVTSESHPFWTGAQRVMDTAGRVEKFERRFGGMARRKKKA; this comes from the coding sequence ATGAAGAAGGACATCCACCCCGGTTACCACCCGGTGGTATTCCAGGACGCAGGTACTGGCTTCCAGTTCCTGACCCGTTCCACCGCATCCAGTGATCGCACGATCAACTGGGAAGATGGCAATGAGTACCCGCTGATCGTCGTTGACGTCACCAGTGAGTCCCACCCATTCTGGACCGGTGCACAGCGTGTCATGGACACCGCTGGCCGAGTCGAGAAGTTCGAGCGTCGCTTCGGCGGCATGGCTCGCCGTAAGAAGAAGGCATAG
- the rpmF gene encoding 50S ribosomal protein L32 has protein sequence MAVPKRRMSRANTRMRRSQWKADNVALQDVKIDGQTVRIPRRLVKAAQLGLVDVEQF, from the coding sequence ATGGCAGTTCCAAAGCGCCGTATGTCTCGCGCCAACACCCGTATGCGTCGTTCCCAGTGGAAGGCTGACAATGTCGCCCTCCAGGACGTGAAGATCGACGGCCAGACCGTTCGCATCCCACGTCGCCTGGTCAAGGCTGCGCAGCTTGGCCTGGTTGACGTCGAGCAGTTCTAA
- a CDS encoding response regulator transcription factor — MKVLVVDDEPAVRESLRRSLTFNGYNVVTAEDGVQALEVIEREQPGIVVLDVMMPRMDGLEVCRTLRSQGDDRSILILTARDNVSDRVGGLDAGADDYLTKPFALEELLARVRSLVRRSALEPTNGNGGSSAQAELSFGDLTLNPDTRDVSRGGRPISLTRTEFALLELLMKNPRRVLSRNSILEDVWGYDFPTSGNALEVYIGYLRRKTEQEGESRLIYTVRGVGYVLRETAP; from the coding sequence ATGAAGGTTCTCGTTGTTGATGACGAACCAGCTGTACGGGAATCGCTGCGGCGATCACTGACATTCAATGGTTATAACGTTGTCACCGCCGAAGACGGTGTGCAGGCGTTAGAGGTCATCGAACGTGAACAGCCCGGTATCGTTGTGCTGGACGTCATGATGCCCCGCATGGATGGACTGGAAGTGTGTCGCACGCTGCGTAGTCAGGGTGATGACCGATCCATACTCATCCTCACCGCCCGGGACAACGTCTCAGACCGTGTCGGTGGCCTGGATGCCGGCGCCGATGACTACCTGACCAAGCCCTTCGCACTGGAAGAGCTTCTGGCCAGGGTCAGGTCGTTGGTTCGTCGCTCCGCACTGGAGCCCACTAACGGTAACGGCGGATCATCCGCGCAGGCTGAACTGTCTTTCGGGGATCTCACACTCAACCCGGATACCCGTGATGTCAGTCGCGGTGGGCGTCCCATCAGTCTCACGCGAACCGAATTCGCACTGTTGGAACTACTCATGAAAAATCCCCGCAGGGTGCTGTCCCGCAACAGCATCCTTGAAGATGTCTGGGGATATGATTTCCCCACCTCAGGTAATGCTCTCGAGGTCTACATCGGATACCTGCGCCGTAAGACTGAGCAGGAAGGGGAGAGTCGACTCATCTACACCGTTCGCGGTGTTGGTTACGTGTTGAGGGAGACTGCCCCGTGA
- a CDS encoding sensor histidine kinase, giving the protein MTLRRIGSSHEPVEVPLDSTEQPHQGWGFTTSLRWRLSLLRSVLVALTVGLVTVASYWTVSNALISAVDRSLDAKATTMLERAQDPDFYDRVESEMEIVKEYDGGLSIALSPPGWEYVIGDSIALPGDLPIDRSQPNTQTLTSSGMRILIKHDEQGATVVLTQEMSYLRELITSLGILLLVLGIAGVLASIVLGFILSGASLRPLSRLQRAVENIARTDDLCPIPVVGNDELARLTVSFNEMLEALRDSRMRQSQLVADAGHELKTPLTSMRTNIELLMMTTRPNAPQIPEEDRNDLERDVLAQMEEMSTLIGDLVDLTREQDIEVLEPIHLNRVLDSAVERVDRRRHDVTITTKTVSWYLNGDGFALTRALVNVLDNAVKWSPENGNVRLDMTVIDDKHVQVTVDDSGPGVPEEERELVFERFYRAVKSRSMPGSGLGLAIVQQVVQRHSGHIEVGESDDGGTRITMVFPGTQDNNLLSPGQPSNVHQPHSNRSE; this is encoded by the coding sequence GTGACCCTGCGACGCATCGGATCGTCGCACGAGCCCGTCGAGGTTCCACTGGATTCCACAGAACAACCACATCAGGGGTGGGGTTTCACCACTTCCCTGCGTTGGCGGCTCTCACTGCTGAGATCCGTCCTCGTTGCGCTCACAGTGGGCCTTGTCACCGTGGCATCTTATTGGACCGTGTCCAATGCGCTGATATCAGCAGTGGACCGCTCGTTGGACGCCAAGGCCACCACCATGTTGGAGCGTGCGCAGGACCCTGATTTCTATGATCGCGTCGAATCCGAAATGGAGATTGTCAAGGAGTATGACGGTGGTCTGAGCATCGCGTTATCCCCACCGGGTTGGGAATATGTCATCGGTGACAGTATCGCACTGCCTGGGGATCTGCCCATTGACCGATCCCAGCCCAACACCCAGACTCTGACTTCCTCGGGCATGCGGATCCTGATCAAACATGATGAGCAGGGGGCAACAGTGGTCCTCACCCAGGAGATGAGCTACTTGCGGGAGCTCATCACCTCGTTGGGAATCCTGCTTCTCGTCCTCGGTATCGCAGGTGTGCTGGCGTCAATCGTGCTTGGATTCATCCTGTCGGGCGCGAGCCTGAGGCCACTGTCCAGATTGCAGCGCGCCGTGGAGAACATCGCCAGGACAGATGACCTCTGTCCCATACCCGTTGTGGGCAATGATGAGCTCGCGCGATTGACGGTGAGCTTCAACGAAATGCTTGAAGCCCTGCGGGATTCACGAATGAGACAGTCTCAGCTGGTGGCAGATGCTGGGCATGAGTTGAAGACTCCGTTGACGTCCATGCGCACCAATATCGAGTTGCTCATGATGACCACCCGTCCGAACGCGCCACAGATCCCGGAAGAGGATCGGAACGACCTGGAACGGGACGTGCTTGCGCAGATGGAGGAGATGTCCACCCTGATCGGTGACCTGGTTGATCTCACCCGGGAACAGGACATCGAGGTTCTTGAGCCCATCCATCTCAACCGGGTACTCGACAGCGCGGTGGAGCGGGTGGATCGTCGGCGCCATGATGTCACCATCACCACGAAGACAGTTTCCTGGTATCTCAATGGAGACGGATTCGCCCTGACGCGTGCCCTGGTCAATGTCCTGGACAATGCCGTGAAGTGGTCTCCGGAAAACGGTAATGTCCGGTTGGACATGACCGTCATCGATGACAAGCATGTCCAGGTCACCGTGGATGATTCCGGACCCGGAGTCCCGGAGGAGGAACGCGAATTGGTATTCGAGCGTTTCTACCGCGCGGTGAAATCCCGATCGATGCCGGGGTCCGGCCTGGGCCTGGCGATCGTCCAACAGGTGGTCCAACGGCACTCCGGCCACATTGAGGTGGGGGAATCGGATGATGGTGGGACCAGGATCACCATGGTTTTCCCTGGTACCCAGGACAACAACCTCCTCAGTCCGGGGCAGCCCTCAAACGTTCACCAACCTCACAGCAATCGTTCAGAGTGA